Within Oribacterium sp. oral taxon 102, the genomic segment GTGGCAGGCAACGGCTTCTACTATCTGGTCGGGGATATTGCGAGGCTGCATTCCGCGATTCTGAGCTATTCCCGTGACTTCATGATCGACAGAGGCTTCACCTATGTGATCCCCCCGTACATGATCCGCTCCAACGTCGTGACCGGCGTCATGTCCTTCGCGGAGATGGACGCGATGATGTACAAGATCGAGGGCGAGGATCTCTACCTGATCGGCACCTCGGAGCATTCCATGATCGGCCGCTTCATCGATCAGATCCTTCCGGCGGAGCAGCTTCCGCTGACGCTCACCTCCTATTCCCCCTGCTTCCGCAAGGAGAAGGGTGCGCACGGCATCGAGGAGCGCGGCGTATACCGCATCCACCAGTTCGAGAAGCAGGAGATGATTGTCGTCTGTGAGCCGGAGCAGGCGATGGACTGGTATCAGAAGCTCTGGCAGAACACGGTTGACTTCTTCCGCTCCATGGAGATTCCGGTTCGTACCCTCGAGTGCTGCTCCGGAGACCTTGCCGATCTCAAGGTGAAATCCTGCGATGTGGAGGCATGGTCGCCGAGACAGAAGAAGTATTTCGAGGTAGGCTCCTGCTCGAATCTGGGAGACGCGCAGGCGCGGAGACTGAAGATCCGCATCAAGGGGGAGGATGGGAAGAACCATCTCGCCTACACCTTGAACAATACCTGTGTGGCGCCGCCGAGAATGCTGATCGCCTTCCTTGAGAACCGGCTTCAGGCAGACGGCAGCGTGACGATTCCGGAGGTTCTGAGACCGTACATGGGCGGCAAGGAGATCCTGATTCCGAAGTACAATTCCATCACCGGAAAGAAAAACAGCTGATAGCGCCTGAAATGAAGAGGGGGGAGCCTTCCGGCTCCCCCCTCTTCATTTCAGGAAGATTTCACAACTGTATCATCCATAGTAATACAGTTGTAATAAATTATTAATTGTATTGCAATGCGGCTTTAGTGTATACTTCTGATGAAATACGGAATGTCGCAGGAGCCGGGAAACGGGCGGGGAGGCAGCTTGGAAGCATTGATTAAGGTGCGGGATCTGTACAAAATCTTTCATATCGGGAGCAATGAGGTCTTCGCGCTGAACGGTGTCAGCTTCGATATCTATCAGGGGGAGTTCATCGCGATTGTGGGCACCTCCGGTTCCGGGAAGTCCACCTGCCTGAATATGCTCGCGGGTCTGGAGAAGCCATCGAAGGGTGCGATCCAGATCGCAGGAGCACGGATCGATCGGATGACGGAGGCGGAGCTTGTGCGCTTTCGTCGGATGAACGTCGGCTTCATTTTCCAGAGCTACAATCTGCTGAACTCGATGAATGCGCTGGAGAATGTCGCGATGCCGCTGATGTTCCGGGGGCTTCCGGAGGCGAAGCGGATGAAGGCAGCTAGGAAGTATCTGGAGCTGATGGGAATCGGGAATCAGGGGCAGCACATGCCGAATCAGATGTCCGGCGGGCAGCAGCAGCGGGTCGGCATCGCGCGGGCGCTCGTGATAGAGCCGAAGATCATCTTCGCGGATGAGCCGACCGGAAATCTGGACTCGCATACGACGGAGGATGTTCTGAATCTGATGCGCCGTATCGTGACGGAACAGAACAAGACGCTCATTATGGTGACGCATGATAATCATATCGCGGGATGGGCAGATCGACAGCTCCGCGTCGTCGACGGCAGGATCGTCGAGACGGTATATCGGGAGGGCAGCGAGATAGAGAAGCGGATTCTCGCGGAGAACGGAGAGCTGCCGTTCACAAGAGTAGACCCTGTCACAGCATAGATGAAAGGCAGAAAAGC encodes:
- a CDS encoding ABC transporter ATP-binding protein — encoded protein: MKYGMSQEPGNGRGGSLEALIKVRDLYKIFHIGSNEVFALNGVSFDIYQGEFIAIVGTSGSGKSTCLNMLAGLEKPSKGAIQIAGARIDRMTEAELVRFRRMNVGFIFQSYNLLNSMNALENVAMPLMFRGLPEAKRMKAARKYLELMGIGNQGQHMPNQMSGGQQQRVGIARALVIEPKIIFADEPTGNLDSHTTEDVLNLMRRIVTEQNKTLIMVTHDNHIAGWADRQLRVVDGRIVETVYREGSEIEKRILAENGELPFTRVDPVTA
- the serS gene encoding serine--tRNA ligase, whose protein sequence is MLDIRFVRENPALVKENIRKKFQDSKLELVDEVIRLDAESRRVQQEADELRSRKNQVSKQIGALMAKGRREEAEKVKAEVAEISDRLKALEEREPLLREEVQKRMMVIPNMIDPSVPIGPDDSHNVENQRYGEPVVPDFAVPYHTDIMESFGGIDLDAAGRVAGNGFYYLVGDIARLHSAILSYSRDFMIDRGFTYVIPPYMIRSNVVTGVMSFAEMDAMMYKIEGEDLYLIGTSEHSMIGRFIDQILPAEQLPLTLTSYSPCFRKEKGAHGIEERGVYRIHQFEKQEMIVVCEPEQAMDWYQKLWQNTVDFFRSMEIPVRTLECCSGDLADLKVKSCDVEAWSPRQKKYFEVGSCSNLGDAQARRLKIRIKGEDGKNHLAYTLNNTCVAPPRMLIAFLENRLQADGSVTIPEVLRPYMGGKEILIPKYNSITGKKNS